AATTTCATTCAAAGTTTGGAATGGCCTGAAAGTGAAATTCTGGAAAGACAAGTGGCTCGGGAATTTCATTTTGAAAGAGCTTTATCCAACTCTCTTCCAAATAGCACGTGATCCTGACTCGACAGTTGCACAGAACAGATAGGACAATCAATGGAATTGACCTCTCTTTTGGTGGAAGATTGATTTTGACTAATGTTTTTGATGGTACACCGACTTACTTAATGTCATTATTACCAATCCTAGCAAAGGTGGAGTAACATATTAACAAGCTGAGGAGGGGATTTCATTTGGGATGGTAATATCGACAACAGGAAACTCCACATGGtgaaatgacaaaaaataacGAGTAAACACAGAAGGGTTTGGAGTAAGGGACCTGAAAATGCACAATAGGAATCTCTTGTATAAGTGGTTTTTGGGATCCTAAGCCTGTAACCTCTCCCAATGCGGTGGCTATGTGGAACCTGtgcatttaaaaataaaatattaaattaaaggtcGGGAATTAAGAAAGATTAGATTGTGGTTTGACAGATGGTTTGACGAGGGGTTGTTGAAGAACCAATTTCCTACGATTTACAGCTTGGTTCTAGATCAAGAGTGTGTGCTTGGTGACTGTTTTTTTATGGTAGCTGGAACTTTCAATCCAGAAGGATTTTAATGATTGGGAGTTGGATAAAGCAGCTTCCTTTTTACAGAAAACGCAGATCGTAAAGATTGAAGAGGAAAAGTAGGATGCACATACATGACTTTCAATAGCTCGGGAAACTTTACTGTAAAATCTTGTTATGAACGGCTACAACGACAAACTCATAGTTTTGTGATTCGTTGGCTCTAGAAAAATGCTCTGGAAATCTTAGGCTGCTAAAGAAGTAGCATGTTGGGTGAATTGCTGCCTATGGTGGTTGTTTGACTCGAGATAAATTAAAGAGGAGGGGTTTTAGCTTATGCAAcatgtgtattttatttgaatgCTCTGAAGAAACTGTTAGTCCTTTGTTGCACTGTAATTAAgcatggctgatttggttgttatttctaaaaaaaatgctTTGGTGTTTGTTGGGTGACGCCTCAGAGCTTTAAAATTACTCTACTGTTGGCAAGGACATAGTGTGGAAAGAAAGGTGAAGAAGATTTGGAGATTAATCCGCCTAAGCATCAACATATGGACAAATTGCCTGAGGGAAACAAAAGATGCTTTGAAGGAAGAAAGGAATAGAAGTGCTTTTGTAAAATTAGATGCTTGCCGAACTTATTTTGTTAGGCATAGGGACAATACTGTTATTAGTATATCTCACTTCATGGCCCCTCTTGATTTTGTTTGTGTAGTTTTTGATTGAGTCCAGACTAATATAACTTTTTCAGTACCTCCTTGGTACTGCTttgttaataaatattttgtcagTATCAAGGAGGTACTGAAAAATGTAAAGACAATGGGCTACCAAACTATCATTTAGCATTCTGTTTGATAAAGAACTGATGTTGAAGAAGAGAACCATGAGAATGTAGTTTTTGAAGTGAaaatttttgattaaattttatagattttacgaaaatacctgattatgtttattattaaaGCACCATATGATTGAATAATTGAAATTTCTAGTATTGCTTGATAATCAATGCTTACTCTGACAATTCTCGGATTATGCCACATGCCTGTACTTCCACAAAAGATACTAGTAATTAATGTTCTTTTGTTAATTTGCATCGAATTAAATGATGTTGAGCCCAGAAAATGACCATTTTGCATTGCATGCATGTGCCTAGATCCTGGTGTCTGAAAAGTTTCCTTACTAGTACCCATGATGCATGGAATTCTTTTTGTaggttttattttcttaaataattacAGGATGCTACATTTGCTTCAGGTATGGAGATTGATTAcaaatttcttctttcttgGAAAGTTCTCAATTAATTTTGGGATTCGCCTCTTAATGATGTAAGTCTCCACAACTTTTGAGTGGTAGCTTTCTTTTGAAGTCTTTTTCTCTAAGAAATCATTTTCTAGAGCGCTATTAAAACATGAAATTAGATATGAAATGTAAAAGGATctccttttttactttttttggaaataaatatggTTGTTGCTGCTTGATGTTATAGAGCGAGATATGGAGTGCAACTGGAGAGTGGACCTTTTCAAAGACGAACAGCAGATTTTCTGTGGATGATGATATTTGGAGCTTTGACATTATTGGTATGTAGATGCTGAAGAACAATAGAGAGTAAATTACCCAAGACATGAGCTCCTATTAGTGTCTGCCTTAGctgctatgttgctcggactcttcaaaatgccaacgggtgcgtgtcggattcgccaaaagtagtgtatttttaaagaatccgagacgggtgcggcatcaaaagtgaagagtccgcgcaactaaGCTTAGCTGAGACCTGATACATTTTTCTCTTGCTATCCTCTTTACAGTTCTACTGTCTATCTTACAATGAAGATGAAGTTTGGTTCCTTTGATACACATAAATTAAGCTTTCATTTTTCAATATGTTGTTTCACTGTAGGCTTTATCTGCAATCCCCTTCTTCCGTTCCCCATTCTTGGGTGTATCACTGGTTTTCATGCTTCTGTATGTCTGGAGTAGAGAATTCCCAACTGCTAATATCAACATTTATGGTCTTGTGACCCTAAAGGTACGATTCAGTgctttcatttaattatttcaagCCTCTCCGGTTCTCATGTTCTTGATCTTATTGTCCATTGGTGAAAAGCTTCTTTGTATCCAACTTGCAGGCATTTTACTTGCCATGGGCCATGCTGGGTTTAGATGTTATCTTTGGTTCACCAATTATGCCAGATCTCTTGGGGATCATTGCTGGACATCTCTATTACTTCTTAACCGTGTTGCATCCACTTGCTACTGGGAAGAACTTGCTGAAGACACCAATTTGGGTGTATCCTTTTTATTGCAGTTTGACCTGTGGTCATTTAGATTTTAGATGTTCTTTTAACTGCTTTCTGAAATCACCCATGTTTATATCTTTTCACAGAGCACCACCAGAGAGGTCATTGCAGTTGAATGCTTCCTAgaccatcaatttttttttctgctGGGTTGCCCCTAGCTCATTTGAATTTTCTGATTTCCACCTAACAAAATCTAAACAAAAAGAGGTGAAGAAAATGCTCATTTTTTCTGCATTTAGGAAATGAATTTTTTCTTTCCTGCAAATTTCGTTAACTGATTATGTATAGACATAAACTGGTTATGCGTTGGAGGATTGGTGCACCAACTGGTACTCCTGCACAACCTGATAATCCTGGTGCAGCTTTCAGAGGGAGATCTTATCGGGTTGGTGGAGCAACAGCGTATCCTGCACAACCTGATAGGGGTTCTGGTGTAGCCACAACTAACCCTGTGCAACCTGATAACGGTCCTGGTGTAGCATTTAGAGGGAGATCATATCGCCTTGGTGGGTGAATGGCTACATTTTCTACTGCCAACCTGTAGCTTCAAGTCGacagtgaattttttttcacgTTATCTTGATAATGCAAGGCAAGGGagtcttttagttttatttctaaatataatGTTGAAGGTGTAATTCTGCCGAGGGAATGCATAAGCATCAGTAATCATCCCCTTTCTGAAGTAAAACTGATTGTGCAGGTtcatttccttttaaattttcCCGGTAGAAGATTTTACAGAAGGTCAACTGAAAACAGATTATGTTCTGTGGGGAGAGCAGTGATAgatgaaattttttcttttggatatttgCTAATTTCCCATGGAAAACTGACAGTGGATGCAAGTCTGGTACTTCAGCATCAGTTGAGAGTCATATATATTCCTTACTTCTACCACCCAAAATGGATTGATGGTTTTGCTATGCTATGAATGTTAGTAGTCATTTGAATCATGCATTCTTCTGAGAATTTACAGTTTAAACGTAGGAGTTGAATACCATCTTGACTAATTTCAAGCATGTGCTGGCTTTTGTCTTGGTCCATCAGGTTGTGGCAAATATTACTTTTTGCATAGTTACATAATTAGGGGGTTTTGGATGCTCAGGATTAggatagaaggttagtaggtagtcaAGTGTTGTGTTTGTGCATCATGGTAACATTAGTACTAATCTCGTAGTTTCTTGCCCTCTGATTTTTGTTAATACTTGTTCTTTTCCTTGATTATcgcattattttgttgttaccgtgcctttttttttttttggatactATGTAATGATTTAGTTATTGTTTGTTATGTTTGTTTTGCTTATGTATGTTATTTTTAAcggaaaagggccaaaaatacCCTTAGACTACCCTTAGGACAAATTATTTAACTACACtcatttacttaccttaatatctatatatccctacttatttcaaaattttcaaaaattccttattttacctatgtatcctgtgcacaacgctatgtatcccgcatgtattcCGTGCACAACgatatgtatcccgctatgtggaatgtatcaaacgttatgtatcctgtgcacaacgctatgtatctcgCATGTattccgtgcacaacgctatgtatcccgctatgtgaaatgtatcaaacctaatgtgtcccgtgcacaacgctatgtatcctgctatgtggaatgtatcaaatctAATGTATCCAGTgtacaacgctatgtatcccgcaaacattatttttaagagatttttgggtaaatagaaaactagaagggatatgatgttatttagtacttataatatgtggttcatATAATTTATACTTAAATATACTCTCCATCTACCTATTGGGTTGAAAATACCCCTCAGTCTATCTTTTTggtccatttttacccttaaaactaacaccctttttaaaaaaaaattattattattattatttattacttgacatttttttattggataaattaaaccccaaaccatTCAATTCTCTCTGCCCACTCCGACCCATTCTAGTGCTCACAACCCAGAACCCAATTAAAAGACCCATGGATATTGATTGctcattttttttcccttcaacCCTAATAGCTCTTTCTTCTtccctcttttttttatttaacaatttCAACACCAACCTGCCTTATTCACCATTCTACCAAACTAGACCAAAACAACAGCAAAACAACATCTAAACTCTACTAGAGAAACTACATCAAAACTGGTAAAAAAAACTCTACAAGTAAAAACTACACCAAACTCTACGAAAATTGCACctaactataaaaaaatagagGCAAACAACACAAAActaaaccaaagaaaaaaaaaaaccctgtGGCACAAAGGCAACAAAAGTGCACGATaaggagataaaaaaaaattgaaccaaaattCGATACTAAACTACACCAAACGTGGtccaaaaatgaaaacaaatttgGTTCAAATTTACTTCATTAACGATGGAAATACATTATAATGAAACTTGCGAATCATACCAATTCCTAAAACATAAGAACATTAACCAAACTTAATACAATTTCACTCTAAGCTTGAAACTTTCCCCTTTAAGATAGATGCATAATTCAAATCTGCCAATTTAGCCATATCATTCACCGTCTAATTCTTTAACACGTTCCATTCTTGACAAGGGCATCCAACGACTTTTTTTTACTGTGTATAAACATTGTCACATGAAGtgaaaagtttttttattatcttGCCATTCCAATAACAACCATTCGTCTCATAACGACAACATTTATAGAACCTACGACCACAATGTCGTAGTCGTAAAAAAATTGGCAACCATTCTGCAATGACATATGGGGGATCTCCTTAATCACGACAAGA
The DNA window shown above is from Solanum stenotomum isolate F172 chromosome 6, ASM1918654v1, whole genome shotgun sequence and carries:
- the LOC125867137 gene encoding derlin-1; the protein is MSSPAEFYKSLPPISKAYGTACLLFTVAYQLGLYHPADIALLYELVLSRFQVWRLITNFFFLGKFSINFGIRLLMIARYGVQLESGPFQRRTADFLWMMIFGALTLLALSAIPFFRSPFLGVSLVFMLLYVWSREFPTANINIYGLVTLKAFYLPWAMLGLDVIFGSPIMPDLLGIIAGHLYYFLTVLHPLATGKNLLKTPIWVHKLVMRWRIGAPTGTPAQPDNPGAAFRGRSYRVGGATAYPAQPDRGSGVATTNPVQPDNGPGVAFRGRSYRLGG